The Longimicrobiaceae bacterium DNA window GAACGACTCGCTGCGGTCCGGGAAGGTCGGATCGGAGTACAGCATCACCACCGGGAGCTCCTGCTCGCGCTCCCCCTCCCCGTGCTCGTAGATGGTCCGGAGGAACTCTGCCGAGGCGAGCGGCCCCATCCCCCCGAGCACCCCCACCCGCTCGCGGCGCGCCGCCGCCTGCGCCGTCATCCGCGGGATGCGGCCGCGGCGGCGAGCCGGGAGGCGCCGCCGCACGCGGGGGAGAGCACGTCACCGAAGTGCTCCAGGACCCAGGGGTCGCTGAAGATGGTGTCCAGGTAGCGCTCGCCGCGGTCACAGAAGACGAGCACGCAGGTGGCCCCGTCCGGGATCTCCGCCTGCATCCGCTCGAAAGCGGTGAAGACCCCCCCGGAGGACCCGCCCACCAGCAGCGCCTCGCGCTCCACCAGGCGCCGGCAGCCACGCACGCAGTCCAGGTCGTCCACGTGCACGTGCCCGTCCGCGCACCCCGGGCGGAAGATGTCCGGCAGCAGCCCGGAGCCCAGCCCCGGGATCCGCCGCCTGGCGGGGAGCCCGCCGAAGATCACGCTCCCCAGTGCGTCCACGGCCACGATGTGTGTCCGCAGCCCGTTGGCCCGGGCGTAGTCGCTGCAGCCGCGCAGGGTGCCGCAGGTGCTGGTGGCGCAGAAGAGGTAGTCCACCCCACCGGCCAGCGCGGCGGCGATCTCGCGCATGGTGCCCTGGCGGTGCGCCGCAGGATTGGCCTCGTTGGAGAACTGGTCCGGCCAGAACGAGCTGGGGAAGAAGTCCAGGAGCCGACGCACGCGCTGGAGCCGTGCCGGGAGGAACTCCCCGGTGGCGGGATCCGGCTCGGTGACCACGTCCACCTCGGCGCCGTACGCCCGCAGGATGGAGATGTGCTGGGCGGTGGTGCGGACGTCGACCACGCAGACGAAGCGCAGCCCGAGGTAGCGGCACGCCTGCGCCAGCCCGATCCCCATGTTTCCGGAGCTCGACTCCACCACGACCGTCCCCGGCCGGATGGCGCCGGCCTCCACGCCGGCCCGGATGATGGCCAGCGCTGGGCGGTCCTTGGCGCTCCCCCCGGGGTTTGCGCCCTCCAGCTTGGCGAAGACCCGCAGCCTCGTGCCGGCCGCGGATCCCGTCAACGGGACAAGCGGGGTGGACCCGATCGCGGCCAGCGCCCCCCCGTCCGGTGCCCCGGGCGCGAAGCGGTCCTCCGCCTCCGTGGCGCGCGAGCTCCCAGCCTGTGTTTGCATTTCGGTCATCCAGCGGTGCACGTGGGGATCTGGGTTCCGGGAGAGGAGCAGCGCGAGCAGGCGGTGCGTACAGCGGAACGCGGTCAGGCGGCGGAGCTGCGGGCATGGTCGGAGACCGGCTGCAGGTGCCGGGCGTTTACGTCCACCGCGAAGCCCATCCCGATCCCCCGCACACCCACGAGCACCCGCCGCCCGCGGCTGGTTTCCACCACCACCCCGACGACACCCGTGAACGGCCCCTCGCACACCCGCACCTCCTGTCCCTTCTCCAGGAAGGGCTCCGGCTCGGGCTCCACCCCGGCAGAGCTCAGGGCGCTCGCGAAGCGGCGCACGTTCTCGATCTCCTCCTCGGGGATCGTGAGCGGGCGGCCGCCCACGCGGACGACCTCGACCACGCCGCGGGTCGCCAGCACCCGCGACAGGTCATCGGGGGCGAAGCGTCCGAAGACGTAGCTGGGGAACAGCGGCCAGTCGACGAGCTTCATGCGGTCCTTCCACTTCCGCAGGGCGCGGATCACGGGCAGGTAGCCTTCGACCCCCCGCTCCCGGAGCAGGGCTTCCACCCTCTTCTCGTGCCGTCCCCGAGTGTAGCAGGCGTACCAGTGCGGCTCTCTGCTCGTTTGGTCCCTTTCGAATCGGCAGACAGGAGCGCCGAAGCCCGGGAAGGTCGAACCATGCATGCGCACTGAACGGTTGGGGGCACGGCGGAGCCCTCTCGGTCACAGGAGCGACCGAACCGAGAGGTGAGGTTTGCCCGTAGAGAAGGCAAGACCCAGGCCACCCACATATTTTCCGCCTGCGCCACTACAAACGCCTACACCGCCGCGTTTTCCCGGCGGACACCGGCCGACCCGCTGTGCAGCCGCGTGCCAGACCGCCCTCCCCCTGTGAACGCCGCTGCACAGGGGAAGTTCACCCGGCCGGCTGCGGCACTCGCTTCGGGCCGGGTTCCACCCCGGCGGCCGGAACGGCCTGGTCCAGGTACCACAGGATCCAGGGCGCAGCCATCCAGAGCAGGACCAGCGGCACCGCCACAGGGAGCCTGGCAGGGCTCGCTGCCGCCACGAGGAGGGCCGTAGCCGCTCCCGCCACCGGCGAGATCCACATGCGGCGTAGATAGCCGGCCAGGTTGCCGGCGGCGCCCTTGCTCTGCCCATGCGTCACCCACTCCGTGCGCCGGGTGCGGCGGAGCATCCGCCATAGGGCCCGTCCGATGCTGTCGACGGCGAGCGCCGCACGGTGCGCGAGGGTGGTCACGGCCAGGGCGCATCCCAGGACGACCGCGACCAGCTCGTCGCGCCGGCTCCGCAGCGCCGCGGCCCCGGCGGCGCTGCGGAAGGGGGGGAGCAGCACCGCCCAGCGCAGCAGCTCGGCGAGCACGCGGCCTCCGATCACCGCCAGGTGCAGGGAACGGTGCCCCAGGGCGAGCAGCACCCACACCGCCGCCGAGCCGGGGAGCACGGTCAGGCCCAGGACCAGGAGCACCGGTGCGGAGATTCGCACCAGGGGCATGTTGGCGATCGTCAGGAGCCGTAGGCGCGACGCGGGCGGCACGGGGTTGCGCCGCCACCGGCCGCGCGCGTCGCGCACCCTGGGGAGCACCCAGGGGAGCAGTTGCCAGTTGCCGCGGCCCCAGCGGTGATAGATGGCGGTCTCGACAGCGTAGCGCGCGGACACGTCCTCGTCCATCAGGATGTCGCTCAGGTTGCCCGCCCGGAGGGGGTAGCTCTCCAGGACATCGTGGCTCGGCACGGCCGACGGCGTGGTCATCCCCTCCATGGCGCTCCGGAACGCGTCGATGTCGTAGATGGCCCTGCCGTGGCACTGCCCTTCCCCGAACACGTCATGGTAGAAGTGGCGCGCATACCGGGGCGCGCCTCCCGGCGCGGGCTCCCGCTCCGAACGGCGGCGTGCGTAGGCACCGGTGATCACGTCGAAGTACCGCGTCCGCACCGGGGGCGCGAGCGGGACCGCGAGGGGCTGGAGGATCCCGTGTCCCTCCACCACCCGCCCGAGCCGAGCGTCGAATCGCGGGCGGTTGAGCGGGTGCGCCGCCGTCCGCACCATGTCCGCGATGCACCCGGGGCCGAACCAATCGCTCTCGTCCAGCATCACCGCGTACCGGAACCGGGCCGTGGCGGCGACCCGCTCGAAGGCGCCGAACACCCAGC harbors:
- the sbnA gene encoding 2,3-diaminopropionate biosynthesis protein SbnA translates to MQTQAGSSRATEAEDRFAPGAPDGGALAAIGSTPLVPLTGSAAGTRLRVFAKLEGANPGGSAKDRPALAIIRAGVEAGAIRPGTVVVESSSGNMGIGLAQACRYLGLRFVCVVDVRTTAQHISILRAYGAEVDVVTEPDPATGEFLPARLQRVRRLLDFFPSSFWPDQFSNEANPAAHRQGTMREIAAALAGGVDYLFCATSTCGTLRGCSDYARANGLRTHIVAVDALGSVIFGGLPARRRIPGLGSGLLPDIFRPGCADGHVHVDDLDCVRGCRRLVEREALLVGGSSGGVFTAFERMQAEIPDGATCVLVFCDRGERYLDTIFSDPWVLEHFGDVLSPACGGASRLAAAAASRG
- a CDS encoding UpxY family transcription antiterminator, giving the protein MHGSTFPGFGAPVCRFERDQTSREPHWYACYTRGRHEKRVEALLRERGVEGYLPVIRALRKWKDRMKLVDWPLFPSYVFGRFAPDDLSRVLATRGVVEVVRVGGRPLTIPEEEIENVRRFASALSSAGVEPEPEPFLEKGQEVRVCEGPFTGVVGVVVETSRGRRVLVGVRGIGMGFAVDVNARHLQPVSDHARSSAA